The following are encoded in a window of Castanea sativa cultivar Marrone di Chiusa Pesio chromosome 5, ASM4071231v1 genomic DNA:
- the LOC142636789 gene encoding tubby-like protein 8 → MAMMSVCKKSSMPRQSSYNSLYVNPLNDQLKHNRSCSEGGTRTPDIIFTTDDIDNIDKENAEPNTNTNRKHKQNANGFAFSSSISNNINKSLSTNTRVLMNLKPSSLQFCMQMNEPDKAFFPSKVWEPPESENSSSLNIWDYSDSEAAPASSWSTLPNRSLLCRPLPLDIGRCTCVIVKEEASPEGLHRGTLYSLYTNEGQGRQDRKLAVAHHKRHNGKSEFTIAQNTKGIVPDSDDDFIGVVTSNLIGSKYHIWNQARRLNSQTMQSKSLLAVVRFMPTVATCTGSYRSMMAYIPKHQFMQLKNANQVQHIYGLPKDWEGKVDHVHELFSRVPNYSKISKQYELDYRDRGRAGLRIQSSVKNFQLTLEENGKQSILQLGRVGKSKYVMDYRYPLTGFQAFCICLASIDTKLCCIV, encoded by the exons ATGGCAATGATGAGCGTATGCAAGAAATCCTCAATGCCAAGGCAATCCTCGTACAACTCCCTCTATGTCAACCCTCTCAATGACCAACTCAAACACAACCGTAGCTGCAGCGAAGGGGGTACCAGAACCCCAGACATCATATTCACTACTGACGACATTGACAACATTGACAAAGAGAACGCTGAGCCCAACACTAACACTAACAGGAAGCACAAACAAAATGCAAATGGTTttgctttctcttcttctaTTTCTAATAATATCAACAAATCTTTATCTACCAACACCAGGGTCTTGATGAACTTGAAGCCTTCTTCGCTTCAGTTTTGCATGCAAATGAATGAGCCCGACAAGGCCTTTTTCCCCTCTAAGGTTTGGGAACCCCCCGAGTCCGAGAATTCCAGTTCTTTGAACATTTGGGACTATTCCGATTCCGAAGCCGCTCCGGCTTCTTCTTGGTCGACACTGCCTAATAG GTCCTTGTTGTGTAGGCCATTGCCTCTGGATATCGGAAGGTGTACTTGTGTAATTGTGAAAGAAGAAGCATCTCCAGAGGGACTTCATCGGGGTACTCTATACTCTCTTTATACCAAT gAAGGTCAGGGACGACAGGATCGGAAACTAGCTGTTGCTCACCACAAGCGGCACAATGGAAAGTCTGAGTTTACAATAGCTCAGAATACAAAAGGAATAGTGCCTGATTCAGATGATGATTTTATTGGGGTTGTAACATCTAACCTCATTGGTTCTAAATACCATATTTGGAATCAG GCGAGACGCCTCAATTCCCAAACTATGCAGTCTAAATCACTTCTGGCTGTTGTCAG ATTCATGCCTACGGTAGCCACCTGTACAGGAAGTTATAGAAGCATGATGGCATACATACCCAAGCACCAATTTATGCAGTTAAAGAATGCAAACCAG GTACAACACATTTATGGACTGCCAAAGGACTGGGAGGGAAAAGTAGACCATGTTCATGAGCTATTCTCCAGAGTTCCGAATTACAGCAAA ATTTCAAAGCAATACGAGCTAGACTACAGAGACAGAGGAAGGGCTGGACTTAGAATCCAAAGTTCTGTAAAAAATTTCCAACTGACTTTGGAG GAGAATGGAAAACAGTCAATTTTGCAGCTTGGAAGGGTGGGGAAATCTAAGTACGTAATGGATTACAG ATATCCTTTGACAGGTTTCCAAGCATTTTGCATATGTTTGGCTTCTATTGATACAAAACTCTGTTGCATTGTGTAA